From a single Adhaeribacter swui genomic region:
- a CDS encoding GNAT family N-acetyltransferase, whose translation MLQIEAYTPADAEAFRTLNHEWITKYFELEEVDNQILDNPESYILAKGGAILMARYNGQTVGTCALLKINETEFELGKMAVTAAMQGLKIGQQLVTAAISKARELGAKKLVLLSHRSLEQALHVYQKMGFKQVPCAPNGYRRADIQMEMEMELV comes from the coding sequence ATGTTACAAATAGAGGCCTATACGCCGGCGGATGCGGAAGCCTTCCGGACTTTAAACCACGAATGGATTACCAAATATTTTGAACTGGAAGAAGTAGATAACCAAATACTGGATAATCCGGAAAGTTACATTTTGGCAAAAGGCGGCGCTATATTAATGGCCCGCTACAACGGCCAAACCGTAGGAACTTGCGCCTTGTTAAAAATAAACGAAACTGAATTTGAATTAGGTAAAATGGCCGTAACCGCCGCAATGCAAGGCCTAAAAATAGGCCAGCAATTGGTAACGGCAGCCATTAGCAAAGCCCGGGAACTCGGCGCTAAAAAGTTAGTTTTACTTAGCCACCGGTCGCTGGAGCAAGCCTTGCACGTATACCAGAAAATGGGCTTTAAACAAGTACCCTGCGCTCCCAATGGGTATAGACGAGCCGATATTCAGATGGAAATGGAAATGGAATTGGTATAA
- the mnmD gene encoding tRNA (5-methylaminomethyl-2-thiouridine)(34)-methyltransferase MnmD translates to MKTEIRQTKDGSATLYVPELNEHYHSVNGALQESLHVFIRAGLEFAWQNQPEINILEVGFGTGLNALLTLQQTLLLKKNIFYHTLEKYPLTLELINQMHFEQFILNPELLDYLGPLHRAPWNEAVNLTPEFTLLKSEADLQTYLFPMEHYHLIYFDAFAPEKQPELWTDAIFLNLYNALKINGCLVSYCAKGSFKRSLKAAGFTVEALPGPPGKREMTRALKR, encoded by the coding sequence ATGAAAACGGAAATCCGGCAAACCAAAGATGGTTCGGCCACCTTATATGTACCCGAACTGAATGAGCATTACCACTCCGTAAACGGCGCTTTGCAAGAGTCGCTGCATGTTTTTATCCGGGCCGGATTAGAATTTGCCTGGCAAAACCAGCCCGAAATTAACATTCTGGAAGTGGGCTTTGGTACGGGCTTAAACGCTTTGCTTACTTTGCAACAAACCTTACTTTTAAAAAAAAATATATTTTACCATACCCTAGAAAAATATCCGCTAACGCTGGAGCTGATTAACCAGATGCATTTTGAGCAATTTATCTTAAACCCGGAACTGTTAGATTATTTGGGGCCGCTGCATCGTGCTCCCTGGAATGAAGCCGTAAACCTAACACCGGAGTTTACTTTGTTAAAATCGGAGGCAGATTTGCAGACCTACCTTTTTCCGATGGAGCATTACCATTTAATTTATTTTGATGCCTTTGCCCCCGAAAAGCAGCCGGAACTCTGGACCGATGCTATTTTTTTAAATTTATATAATGCGCTAAAAATAAACGGTTGCTTGGTGAGCTACTGCGCCAAAGGCAGCTTTAAACGCAGCTTAAAAGCGGCTGGCTTTACCGTAGAAGCATTGCCCGGGCCGCCCGGTAAACGCGAAATGACCCGCGCCCTAAAAAGATAA
- a CDS encoding class I SAM-dependent methyltransferase — translation MTYTEFVKNISFRFLKPSTKQPLGFGTLKRTLPKLGLSLDVLNTKLPERHAEFKNKLKTVCKIPRMSTFAVGAMINRGVSEMKPGEVFVNVGVWNGFTFLSGVAHNPTKTCIGVDNFSQFGGPREAFLKRFNALKSTNHHFFDMDYIEYFNRLHTAKIGFYIYDGDHKYEDQIKGLQIAEPHFSDNCIILVDDTNWPDPRQATYDFMQNSAYQYEVLLDEKTYRNGHITYHNGIILFRRVGKK, via the coding sequence ATGACCTACACCGAATTTGTAAAAAATATTTCGTTCCGGTTCTTGAAACCCAGCACCAAACAACCCCTTGGCTTTGGTACTTTAAAACGCACTTTGCCTAAGCTGGGGCTTTCGTTGGATGTGCTAAATACAAAACTGCCGGAAAGACACGCGGAATTTAAAAATAAATTAAAAACGGTATGCAAAATTCCGCGGATGTCTACGTTTGCCGTTGGCGCCATGATTAACCGCGGCGTTTCGGAAATGAAGCCGGGCGAAGTTTTTGTAAATGTAGGTGTCTGGAATGGCTTTACTTTTTTATCGGGAGTAGCGCATAACCCTACCAAAACCTGCATTGGCGTCGATAATTTTTCGCAGTTTGGTGGCCCGCGCGAAGCTTTTTTAAAACGCTTTAACGCCCTGAAAAGTACTAATCACCATTTCTTTGATATGGATTATATCGAGTACTTTAACCGCCTGCATACCGCTAAAATCGGGTTTTACATTTACGACGGCGACCATAAATACGAAGACCAGATCAAAGGCCTGCAAATTGCCGAACCGCATTTTTCAGATAACTGCATTATTCTGGTAGACGATACCAACTGGCCAGATCCGCGCCAGGCTACTTACGATTTTATGCAGAATAGTGCTTACCAGTACGAAGTTTTGCTGGATGAAAAAACCTACCGCAACGGCCACATTACGTACCACAATGGCATTATCTTGTTCCGGCGGGTTGGTAAAAAATAA
- a CDS encoding thiol-disulfide oxidoreductase DCC family protein, giving the protein MQVFNPPIILFDGVCNLCNSFVQFVIKNDRRGYFKFTALQSEAGKEVLQQVHYSDFSLSTVVLVENGKVYVRSAAALKILSRLDGLWPLAYSFIILPTFLRDFIYKGIAQNRYRWFGKQESCMLPTPELKARFL; this is encoded by the coding sequence ATGCAAGTATTTAATCCGCCTATTATCCTGTTCGATGGAGTTTGCAACCTTTGCAACAGCTTTGTTCAATTTGTAATTAAGAATGATCGCCGGGGTTATTTTAAATTTACAGCCTTACAATCCGAAGCTGGTAAGGAAGTTCTGCAACAAGTTCATTATTCTGATTTCTCGCTGAGTACGGTAGTTCTGGTGGAAAACGGAAAAGTATACGTGCGCTCGGCGGCGGCTTTAAAAATACTGTCCCGGTTAGATGGTTTATGGCCTTTAGCGTACAGCTTTATCATATTACCCACATTTTTGCGCGATTTTATTTATAAAGGTATTGCCCAAAACCGGTACCGCTGGTTCGGCAAGCAAGAAAGCTGTATGCTACCTACTCCCGAACTAAAAGCCCGTTTTTTGTAA
- a CDS encoding DUF421 domain-containing protein yields MEETFRHLIGPDSNAINWWQMCIRGSLVFFLALVLIRIGDRRIFSKNAAFDIVMSIILGSVLSRAVTGNAPFVPTIITSVALVALHWVLALVAQKHHRFGILIKGQKILLVKDGQVQEKNMRKQKITIHDLHEMLRLNGKTTKIEEVQEAYLERSGNVSVIIRNQKP; encoded by the coding sequence ATGGAGGAAACATTCCGTCATCTGATCGGGCCGGATTCCAATGCCATTAACTGGTGGCAAATGTGCATTCGCGGAAGTCTGGTGTTTTTTTTAGCGCTGGTGTTAATTCGCATCGGCGACCGACGCATTTTTAGTAAAAACGCAGCTTTTGATATTGTAATGAGTATTATTCTGGGCTCGGTGCTTAGTAGGGCTGTAACCGGTAACGCCCCTTTTGTACCAACCATAATTACCAGCGTAGCCTTGGTTGCGCTGCATTGGGTATTGGCATTGGTAGCGCAAAAACACCATCGGTTTGGCATATTAATTAAAGGACAAAAAATATTGTTGGTTAAAGATGGGCAGGTACAAGAAAAAAACATGCGGAAACAAAAAATTACCATTCATGACCTGCACGAGATGTTGCGCTTAAATGGTAAAACAACCAAGATAGAAGAAGTGCAGGAAGCTTACCTGGAGCGCAGCGGTAACGTAAGTGTTATTATCCGCAACCAAAAGCCTTAA
- a CDS encoding DUF3616 domain-containing protein, with protein sequence MRKSTIKLKFNPEFSINADGKHVRDGLSTILRTGDYLWVSCDERCTLERLKRIDELTFGEHHSFDLSQYLKLPAGSDSEIDIEGIALEEHYLWLIGSHSLARRKPKKNQEPEDQIKRLAKLKTDPNRYLLSRIPLSRNKETGEISLVKHVTHPYEPNFMLSAAQLAGNNAGTNQLLEALSNDLHVQDFLKIPGKDNGFDIEGLAVHGDRIFIGLRGPVLRGWAIILEVAVQDIPDGFFKLKPIGPKGELYLKHFLHLEGMGIRELDLDGDDLLILAGPSMDLDGTIALYRWPQALRQTGQTITHRKDLIRLFDVPNGSGLTSGQDKAEGMTLFDKNHAIIVFDSPTNDRKLDTDAVMADLFEV encoded by the coding sequence ATGAGAAAAAGTACCATAAAGTTAAAATTTAATCCAGAGTTCAGCATTAACGCCGATGGCAAACATGTGCGCGATGGATTATCTACTATTTTAAGAACCGGCGATTATTTATGGGTAAGTTGCGACGAACGATGCACCCTGGAACGGCTAAAAAGAATTGATGAACTTACTTTTGGCGAACACCACTCCTTCGACTTAAGTCAATATTTAAAATTGCCCGCCGGTTCTGATAGTGAAATTGATATTGAAGGCATTGCCCTGGAAGAACATTACCTGTGGCTGATAGGATCGCACAGCTTGGCTCGCCGAAAACCCAAAAAGAACCAAGAACCCGAAGACCAGATTAAGCGCTTAGCCAAACTAAAAACCGATCCTAACCGCTATTTACTGTCTCGTATTCCGTTAAGCCGCAACAAAGAAACCGGCGAAATAAGTTTAGTGAAACACGTAACGCATCCATACGAGCCAAACTTTATGTTATCGGCGGCGCAGTTAGCAGGCAATAACGCTGGCACCAACCAGTTGCTGGAAGCCTTAAGCAACGACCTCCACGTGCAGGATTTTTTAAAAATTCCGGGAAAAGACAATGGTTTTGATATTGAAGGTTTAGCCGTTCACGGCGATCGTATATTTATTGGTTTGCGTGGGCCGGTATTACGGGGCTGGGCCATTATACTGGAAGTAGCCGTGCAAGATATCCCTGATGGCTTTTTTAAATTAAAGCCCATTGGGCCCAAAGGCGAACTTTACCTGAAACATTTTTTACACCTGGAAGGCATGGGTATCCGGGAGTTGGATCTAGACGGTGATGATTTGTTAATTTTAGCAGGCCCATCGATGGACTTGGACGGTACCATTGCACTGTACCGCTGGCCACAAGCTTTGCGGCAAACCGGCCAAACCATTACCCACCGCAAAGATTTAATTCGTTTATTTGATGTTCCGAACGGTTCCGGACTAACGTCGGGCCAGGACAAAGCCGAAGGCATGACTTTATTTGATAAAAACCACGCCATTATTGTTTTCGATAGCCCTACCAACGATCGCAAGTTGGATACCGATGCCGTAATGGCCGATTTGTTCGAAGTATAA
- a CDS encoding LVIVD repeat-containing protein, with the protein MQEQDTLRLLCSRPAAYLIFLIFSWLIAGCTEPCEGTYTYTVYEPVYQTRAELAAAIQSEPAKALRKTGKIYAVDQYILVNELNEGIHVIDNSNPRNPQNIGFIAIPGNVDMAVRSNVLYADAGTDLLVLDITIPKAIKVIKHLENVFQPASLMAANGAFINADPSKGIVVAYKERLVTEQRSCDEMIPNRRPVAWWEWNSANPNSNFVSNDAGKANSGGATGKAGSMARFTLYGNFLYTVGPSQMQVFNVANPTNPQKGEPVYLGGGIETIFPYQNKLFIGSNAGMLIYSLANPAAPTHIGGYSHLRACDPVVVEGNYAYVTLRTNPNSFCGGNANQLDVVDISNAALPQVRKTYPMQNPHGLGIDKSTLFICEGNYGLKVFNAANPDAIADNLLAHKKDLHAFDVIPLGKNLLVIGEDGFRQYDYSNPKSLQFLSKIPVSPN; encoded by the coding sequence ATGCAAGAACAAGATACCCTGCGTTTGTTATGTAGCCGGCCGGCGGCATACCTGATTTTTTTAATTTTTTCCTGGTTAATAGCTGGTTGTACAGAACCTTGCGAAGGAACGTATACCTATACTGTATACGAACCAGTTTATCAAACGCGGGCCGAATTGGCTGCTGCTATACAATCAGAGCCGGCTAAAGCTTTGCGTAAAACCGGTAAAATTTATGCCGTAGACCAGTACATTTTAGTAAACGAACTTAACGAAGGCATACATGTAATTGATAACAGTAATCCCCGTAATCCGCAAAATATAGGCTTTATTGCCATTCCGGGTAATGTAGATATGGCCGTGCGCAGTAATGTATTATACGCCGATGCCGGTACCGACTTGCTGGTTCTGGATATAACTATTCCGAAAGCAATAAAAGTAATCAAGCACCTGGAAAATGTGTTTCAGCCTGCATCCTTAATGGCTGCTAATGGGGCATTTATAAACGCTGATCCTAGCAAAGGCATTGTAGTAGCTTACAAAGAGCGGCTAGTAACCGAGCAACGATCCTGCGACGAAATGATACCTAACCGTCGTCCGGTCGCTTGGTGGGAGTGGAACTCGGCAAATCCGAATAGTAATTTTGTAAGCAATGATGCGGGTAAAGCAAATAGTGGTGGCGCAACGGGTAAAGCAGGTTCCATGGCCCGGTTTACATTATACGGTAATTTCTTATACACCGTAGGTCCCAGCCAGATGCAGGTTTTTAATGTGGCAAATCCAACTAATCCGCAAAAAGGTGAACCGGTATATCTGGGCGGCGGCATCGAAACTATTTTTCCGTACCAAAATAAATTGTTTATAGGTTCTAATGCTGGTATGCTTATTTATAGTCTTGCCAATCCGGCTGCACCCACGCACATTGGTGGTTACTCGCACCTGCGGGCTTGCGACCCAGTGGTAGTAGAGGGAAATTACGCTTACGTTACTTTACGAACCAATCCCAATAGTTTTTGCGGCGGAAATGCCAACCAATTAGATGTAGTGGATATTAGCAATGCCGCTTTGCCCCAGGTACGTAAAACTTATCCGATGCAAAACCCGCATGGTTTAGGAATTGATAAAAGTACGTTGTTTATCTGCGAGGGAAATTACGGGTTAAAAGTTTTTAATGCTGCCAATCCCGATGCTATTGCTGATAATTTGCTGGCGCATAAAAAAGATTTGCATGCTTTTGATGTAATACCTTTGGGTAAAAACCTACTGGTAATTGGCGAAGATGGCTTTCGGCAGTACGATTATTCTAACCCCAAAAGTTTACAGTTCCTGAGTAAAATTCCGGTTTCGCCGAACTAA
- the rlmN gene encoding 23S rRNA (adenine(2503)-C(2))-methyltransferase RlmN produces the protein MITTSKKTDIRKLTLDELKVWFTENGEKPFRAKQVYEWLWKHAARSFDQMNNISLPLREKLNASFTINTVSVAKQQHSTDGTIKSAFQLFDGNLVEGVLIPHEERKTACVSSQVGCSLTCKFCATGYMERKRNLDAAEIYDQVVLINQQSLEASGIPLTNIVFMGMGEPLLNYANVMKAIDRITSSADGLNMAARRITVSTAGIAKMIKKMADDNIKANLALSLHAANDKKRNEIMPINETNSLEALTDALKYYHQVTGRKVTYEYIVFENFNDTLQDAEELYRFTKVIPCKVNIIEYNPIAAALFKNTDDDHLSKFVYYLADRGVQVNVRRSRGKDIDAACGQLATKEEQVA, from the coding sequence ATGATAACGACGAGCAAGAAAACTGATATTCGCAAACTTACGCTGGATGAACTAAAAGTTTGGTTCACCGAAAATGGCGAGAAACCTTTCCGGGCCAAACAGGTATACGAATGGCTTTGGAAACACGCGGCTCGTTCGTTCGACCAAATGAATAATATTTCGTTGCCCCTGCGCGAAAAACTGAACGCTAGCTTTACCATAAATACCGTTTCGGTGGCCAAGCAGCAACATAGTACCGATGGCACCATTAAATCGGCTTTTCAGTTGTTTGATGGCAATTTGGTAGAAGGTGTGCTAATTCCGCACGAAGAACGTAAAACAGCTTGTGTTTCCAGTCAGGTAGGTTGTTCCTTAACTTGTAAATTTTGTGCTACCGGCTACATGGAACGGAAGCGTAACTTAGATGCCGCCGAAATTTACGACCAGGTAGTACTTATAAACCAGCAAAGCCTGGAAGCATCGGGTATTCCGTTAACCAATATTGTTTTTATGGGTATGGGCGAACCGCTTTTAAATTACGCCAACGTAATGAAAGCCATTGACCGGATTACCTCTTCAGCCGACGGTTTAAATATGGCGGCCCGCCGCATTACCGTAAGTACCGCCGGTATTGCCAAAATGATAAAGAAAATGGCCGACGATAATATTAAAGCCAACCTGGCTTTATCGCTGCACGCCGCCAACGATAAAAAACGGAACGAGATTATGCCCATTAACGAAACCAATTCGTTAGAAGCATTAACCGACGCTCTAAAGTATTACCACCAGGTTACTGGCCGCAAAGTTACCTACGAATACATTGTTTTCGAAAATTTTAATGATACCCTGCAGGATGCCGAAGAACTATACCGGTTTACCAAAGTAATTCCGTGTAAAGTAAACATTATTGAATATAACCCCATTGCAGCGGCCTTGTTTAAAAACACCGACGACGACCATTTATCTAAGTTTGTGTATTATCTGGCTGACCGGGGCGTACAAGTAAACGTGCGCCGAAGCCGGGGTAAAGATATTGATGCGGCCTGCGGTCAGTTAGCCACCAAAGAAGAGCAAGTAGCTTAA
- a CDS encoding DUF3471 domain-containing protein yields MKKLFASTAFLVSFSAVYAAAPAVRIAPSSIIISVDDPVDLNQYVGKYKFEGLPFEYLTVAVKDGKLMANTGEEEAELTPLKETDSFDAAGRAILKFRRDPNKKVNAITLDAEGSSFEGRKES; encoded by the coding sequence ATGAAAAAGCTTTTTGCAAGTACCGCATTTTTAGTTTCGTTTTCGGCTGTTTACGCGGCAGCTCCGGCGGTGCGTATAGCCCCTTCGTCTATTATAATATCCGTTGATGATCCCGTGGACCTTAACCAATACGTTGGCAAGTACAAATTTGAAGGCCTGCCTTTTGAATATTTAACTGTTGCGGTAAAAGATGGGAAACTAATGGCCAACACCGGAGAGGAAGAAGCAGAACTAACGCCTCTAAAAGAAACAGATAGTTTTGATGCCGCCGGGCGGGCTATTTTAAAATTTAGACGAGACCCCAACAAAAAAGTAAACGCCATTACACTGGATGCCGAAGGTTCTAGCTTTGAAGGCAGAAAGGAATCCTAA
- a CDS encoding acyl-CoA thioesterase, with protein MARIKIDLPLHFAFSTEIKVRVSDINYGGHLSNDALLSILHDARLQYLQSLGYTELQLGGSSLIMADVAIEYKGEGFLGDILTIQISPADFNKYGFDLLYQVTNQNQKVIAHAKTGMLCFSYDSRKVMSVPAEIRSKVEAGISAK; from the coding sequence ATGGCCCGGATAAAAATAGACTTACCCTTACATTTTGCTTTTTCTACGGAAATAAAAGTACGCGTTTCCGACATAAACTACGGCGGCCATTTAAGCAACGACGCCTTATTAAGCATTCTGCACGATGCCCGTTTACAATATCTGCAATCCCTGGGCTACACCGAATTACAATTAGGCGGCAGTTCATTAATTATGGCCGATGTAGCCATAGAATATAAAGGAGAAGGGTTTTTAGGCGATATCCTGACTATACAAATTTCTCCCGCTGACTTTAACAAATACGGGTTTGATTTGCTTTACCAGGTTACCAACCAAAACCAAAAAGTGATCGCCCACGCCAAAACGGGCATGCTCTGTTTTAGTTATGATAGCCGTAAAGTAATGTCGGTGCCGGCTGAGATACGCTCCAAAGTGGAAGCAGGCATTTCTGCGAAGTAA
- a CDS encoding HTTM domain-containing protein, producing the protein MAYILLYFKKVFSVDYRALALMRIGVGFVLLVDLAIRASDLEAFYSNMGVLPLHVLFKYVWDPYLISIHTLSGLWQIQALLFLIAAFFAFCLLLGYRTRLVTIVCWFMLLSLQNRNTLIGQGGDDLLRMLLFWAIFLPWGRHYSLDAKKSTAYPKPVSHFSAASAGFVIQIMLVYICTALLKDSPEWHTTGTALYNALSLDQVLFPGGKLIYPYPVLLKYLTLGTYYTEFYLPFLLLIPVFNSFFRLVVVGVLAGFHLGISLTLFVGLFYLINWVSILGLLPPVAMDWFEAKLLPYFENLGYRLRRYTANVPKLFELRFTWHLSPARWEALSAIKEGFVIAVLGYVIWWNLSNVPQINHPIPVAARWLGMLLRVDQHWGMFAPQVFKDDGWYILEGLTTKNKRIDLNRQGQPVTEKKPKSVVALFKNDRWRKYSENYLFVNNAFMRPYFCNYRLRIWNESHAPADQIKELQVVYMLERTLPNYQPIIPQRQVLCVCGTP; encoded by the coding sequence ATGGCGTACATTTTACTTTATTTTAAAAAAGTTTTTAGCGTAGACTATCGGGCATTGGCCCTCATGCGCATTGGCGTTGGGTTTGTATTATTAGTAGATCTGGCGATACGGGCTTCGGACTTGGAGGCTTTTTATTCCAACATGGGGGTTTTGCCGCTGCATGTACTTTTTAAGTATGTGTGGGACCCTTATTTAATTTCCATTCATACCTTAAGCGGCTTGTGGCAAATACAGGCTCTTCTTTTTTTAATAGCGGCTTTCTTTGCTTTTTGTCTTTTACTGGGGTATCGTACCCGGCTGGTTACTATTGTTTGCTGGTTTATGCTTTTATCGCTGCAAAACCGCAATACGTTAATCGGGCAGGGGGGCGACGATTTGCTCCGGATGCTTTTATTCTGGGCCATATTTTTGCCTTGGGGACGCCACTACAGCCTGGATGCTAAAAAAAGTACGGCATATCCAAAACCGGTTTCGCATTTTAGTGCCGCTTCGGCAGGTTTTGTTATCCAGATCATGCTGGTTTATATCTGTACAGCTTTACTTAAAGATTCGCCGGAGTGGCATACTACCGGTACTGCCTTGTATAATGCGCTGAGCCTCGATCAAGTTTTATTTCCCGGTGGTAAACTGATTTATCCGTACCCGGTTTTATTAAAATATTTAACCCTAGGTACATATTATACCGAGTTTTACCTGCCGTTTCTTTTATTAATACCCGTTTTTAACTCTTTTTTCCGGTTAGTAGTGGTGGGTGTATTAGCTGGTTTTCATTTAGGCATTAGTTTAACGCTTTTTGTAGGCTTATTTTATTTAATTAACTGGGTTTCTATTTTGGGTTTATTGCCCCCTGTAGCCATGGATTGGTTCGAGGCCAAGCTGTTGCCTTATTTTGAAAACCTGGGCTACCGGTTAAGGCGCTACACTGCCAACGTACCAAAGTTGTTTGAGCTACGCTTTACCTGGCATTTATCGCCGGCTCGCTGGGAAGCATTAAGTGCCATTAAAGAAGGATTTGTAATTGCCGTACTGGGTTATGTTATCTGGTGGAATTTATCAAATGTACCGCAAATTAATCACCCAATTCCGGTGGCTGCCCGTTGGCTGGGTATGTTATTGCGGGTAGACCAACACTGGGGCATGTTTGCGCCGCAAGTTTTTAAAGACGATGGGTGGTACATTCTGGAAGGTTTAACTACCAAAAACAAACGCATCGACCTGAACCGGCAAGGCCAACCCGTTACCGAGAAAAAACCGAAATCGGTGGTAGCTTTATTTAAAAACGACCGCTGGCGCAAATACAGCGAAAATTACTTGTTTGTAAATAACGCCTTTATGCGACCTTATTTTTGCAATTATCGTCTCCGGATATGGAACGAATCGCATGCGCCCGCGGATCAGATTAAAGAATTACAGGTAGTTTACATGCTGGAACGTACCTTGCCTAATTATCAACCCATAATACCCCAGCGGCAGGTACTTTGTGTTTGCGGTACCCCATAA